From Sparus aurata chromosome 9, fSpaAur1.1, whole genome shotgun sequence, a single genomic window includes:
- the LOC115588318 gene encoding LOW QUALITY PROTEIN: transmembrane protein 163-like (The sequence of the model RefSeq protein was modified relative to this genomic sequence to represent the inferred CDS: deleted 3 bases in 2 codons), translating to MRHSASAFGFAFDATLDVLSSVIVLWRYSKAAAVHCAHREYIACVVLGIVFILSSLCILGKAIHDLATRVPPEVDDFLYSVSIVSGLTCALLAVAKFMLGRVLTSRALITDGFNSMVGAIMGFSILISAEVFKHHPDVWFLDGTMGVLIGLIILAYGVKLLRDMVPRVRQTRNYERFE from the exons ATGAGACACAGCGCGTCAGCCTTCGGATTTGCC tTTGATGCCACGCTGGACGTCCTC TCATCAGTCATTGTCCTCTGGCGCTAcagcaag gcagcagctgtgcaCTGCGCGCACAGAGAGTATAT agcgTGTGTTGTCCTCGGGATTGTGTTCATTCTCTCCTCCTTGTGCATCCTCGGAAAGGCCATCCACGATCTGGCGACTAGGGTGCCCCCCGAAGTg GATGACTTCCTCTACAGTGTGTCTATAGTGAGCGGGCTCACATGTGCTCTGCTGGCTGTGGCCAAGTTCATGCTGGGAAGAGTGCTGACGAGCCGGGCACTCATCACTGATG GGTTTAACTCTATGGTTGGTGCCATTATGGGATTCTCCATTCTGATCAGCGCCGAAGTCTTCAAGCACCACCCTGACGTCTGGTTCCTGGATGGCACCATGGGAGTTCTCATTGGACTCATCATTTTGGCATATGGCGTCAA ACTCCTAAGGGACATGGTGCCCCGCGTGAGGCAGACGAGAAACTACGAGCGTTTTGAGTGA